The proteins below are encoded in one region of Streptomyces sp. NBC_00490:
- a CDS encoding SDR family NAD(P)-dependent oxidoreductase — MPTDTTDAGAVEELARRAVAEFGRIDVWVNNAAVNAFGRFEDVPLEDFRKVPDVNVMGYVYGARAALRVMREQGTGTLINISSIAGAVAQPYSHPYSMSKHAVQGLGSSLRQQLRVEGVKGVHVCTVMPATIDTPHFEQSANFTGRKVVAMPPVYSPERVAHAIVDLVRHPRREVVVGPAGRALVRRSRRTPALAERVMARQADRTHLSQNEEAPATHGVLHVPAPGEGAVHGGWGGRRRTAMRRTAVAAALTGAAVTAGRRMVRATSST, encoded by the coding sequence GTGCCGACCGACACGACGGACGCCGGCGCGGTCGAGGAGCTTGCGCGGCGTGCCGTGGCGGAGTTCGGCCGGATCGACGTCTGGGTCAACAACGCGGCCGTCAACGCCTTCGGCCGCTTCGAGGACGTGCCGTTGGAGGACTTCCGCAAGGTGCCGGACGTGAACGTGATGGGCTATGTGTACGGGGCCCGGGCCGCCCTGCGGGTGATGAGGGAGCAGGGGACGGGCACGCTGATCAACATCTCGTCCATCGCGGGCGCCGTCGCCCAGCCGTACAGCCACCCCTACAGCATGTCCAAGCACGCCGTCCAAGGGCTCGGATCGAGTCTCCGGCAGCAACTGCGGGTGGAGGGGGTCAAGGGGGTGCACGTGTGCACCGTGATGCCCGCGACCATCGACACCCCGCACTTCGAGCAGTCGGCCAACTTCACCGGGCGCAAGGTGGTCGCCATGCCCCCGGTCTACAGCCCCGAGCGGGTTGCCCACGCCATCGTGGACCTGGTCCGCCACCCACGTCGTGAAGTGGTGGTCGGTCCCGCCGGCCGCGCCCTGGTGCGCCGCTCCCGCAGGACGCCGGCGCTCGCGGAGCGGGTGATGGCACGGCAGGCCGACAGGACGCATCTGTCCCAGAACGAGGAGGCTCCGGCCACCCACGGAGTGCTGCACGTACCGGCGCCAGGGGAGGGGGCGGTACACGGAGGCTGGGGCGGGCGCCGACGCACTGCGATGCGCCGCACGGCCGTCGCCGCCGCCCTGACGGGAGCGGCCGTGACCGCCGGGCGGCGAATGGTGCGTGCCACGTCGAGTACCTGA
- a CDS encoding N-acetylglutaminylglutamine amidotransferase: MCGLSGEIRFDGRRPDLAAVERMSDSLAARGPDGHGTWTRGAVALGHRRLKIIDLSDLGAQPMTDTDGELTGVFNGCVYNYRELREELQRLGHRFASTSDTEVVLKAYRQWGTACVERFYGMFAFALVEHRTGRVVLARDRLGIKPLYLAEAPGRLRFASSLPALLAAGDVDTTLDPVAVHQYLTWHATVAAPRTVLNGVRKLPPATVRVVEPDGSHRDHRYWQPSYTRRDEYADMGPDEWRDAVLEALRTAVRRRMVSDVPVGVLLSGGLDSSLIVALLAEEGQRDLMTFSVGFEAEGGEEGDEFRYSDLVAREFRTDHRRMMVPSRRVSTALDDTVAAMSEPMISHDVVAFHLLSEQVSREVKVVQSGQGADEVFAGYHWYPELAAVAREEEPDRYAEVYFDRPHADLAHVLEPDMLPADDVSGRFVREHMALPGAQTALDAALRLDTHVMLVDDPVKRVDNMTMAWGLEARVPFLDHELVELAAACPPELKLADDGKGVLKEAGRKLLPREIVDRPKGYFPVPAIRQMAGPVLDRVREALEAPEAKKRGLFQESYVTELLAAPDEHRTKRGANALWQVALLEIWLQTHGIQ; the protein is encoded by the coding sequence ATGTGCGGGTTGAGCGGTGAGATCCGCTTCGACGGCCGGCGACCCGACCTCGCGGCCGTCGAGCGCATGAGCGACAGCCTTGCCGCCCGTGGACCCGACGGGCACGGGACCTGGACTCGGGGCGCGGTGGCGCTGGGACACCGCCGCCTCAAGATCATCGATCTGTCGGATCTCGGGGCGCAGCCGATGACCGACACCGACGGCGAGCTCACCGGCGTCTTCAACGGCTGTGTCTACAACTACCGGGAGCTGCGTGAAGAGCTCCAGCGCCTCGGCCACCGCTTCGCCTCCACATCCGACACCGAGGTGGTTCTCAAGGCGTACCGGCAGTGGGGCACCGCGTGCGTCGAGCGCTTCTACGGCATGTTCGCCTTCGCCCTCGTCGAGCACCGCACCGGCCGCGTCGTACTGGCCCGCGACCGCCTCGGCATCAAACCGCTGTATCTGGCAGAAGCGCCGGGCCGGCTGCGGTTCGCCTCGTCGCTGCCCGCCCTTCTCGCCGCCGGCGACGTCGACACCACCCTCGATCCGGTGGCCGTCCACCAGTACCTGACCTGGCACGCCACGGTCGCGGCCCCGCGCACCGTCCTCAACGGCGTGCGCAAGCTGCCGCCGGCCACCGTGCGGGTCGTCGAACCGGACGGCTCCCACCGCGACCACCGCTACTGGCAGCCCTCGTACACGCGCCGGGACGAGTACGCGGACATGGGTCCCGACGAGTGGCGGGACGCGGTGCTGGAGGCCCTGCGCACGGCCGTGCGCCGCCGGATGGTCTCCGACGTGCCCGTCGGCGTCCTGCTCTCCGGCGGCCTGGACTCCAGCCTGATCGTGGCGTTGCTGGCCGAGGAGGGGCAGCGGGACCTGATGACGTTCAGCGTCGGGTTCGAGGCCGAGGGCGGGGAGGAGGGCGACGAGTTCCGCTACTCGGACCTGGTGGCCCGCGAGTTCCGTACCGACCACCGCCGGATGATGGTTCCCTCCCGGCGGGTGTCGACCGCCCTGGACGACACCGTCGCCGCGATGAGCGAACCGATGATCAGCCACGACGTGGTCGCGTTCCACCTGCTGTCCGAGCAGGTCTCGCGCGAGGTGAAGGTCGTGCAGAGCGGGCAGGGCGCGGACGAGGTGTTCGCCGGATACCACTGGTATCCGGAGCTTGCCGCGGTGGCGCGCGAGGAGGAACCCGACCGGTACGCCGAGGTCTACTTCGACCGCCCGCATGCCGACCTCGCACACGTGCTGGAGCCCGACATGCTGCCCGCCGACGATGTCTCGGGCCGTTTCGTCAGGGAACACATGGCGCTCCCCGGGGCACAGACCGCCCTGGACGCCGCGCTGCGGCTGGACACCCATGTCATGCTCGTCGACGACCCTGTGAAGCGGGTCGACAACATGACCATGGCCTGGGGCCTGGAAGCCCGGGTGCCCTTCCTCGACCATGAACTGGTGGAACTGGCCGCGGCCTGCCCGCCGGAGCTCAAACTCGCCGACGACGGCAAGGGCGTACTGAAGGAGGCGGGCCGCAAGCTGCTGCCGAGGGAAATCGTCGACCGTCCCAAGGGGTACTTTCCCGTCCCCGCCATCAGGCAGATGGCGGGCCCCGTCCTGGACCGGGTGCGCGAGGCCCTCGAAGCGCCCGAGGCCAAGAAGCGCGGGCTCTTCCAGGAGTCGTACGTGACCGAACTCCTCGCGGCACCCGACGAACACCGGACCAAGCGTGGGGCCAACGCCCTGTGGCAGGTGGCTCTGCTGGAGATATGGCTGCAGACACACGGAATCCAGTGA
- a CDS encoding S9 family peptidase has translation MAADTRNPVSGRPLTSTVRTAPPGYRAAPAPVPLPDATGPRDAVIRLHAHGCWYPSADPDGAQAAFICDRGGSPQLWAGPVDGEEVRLLDATPDPVTEVSWSPDGRWIAYTTAPGGGEHTRVLCVRPDGTGRRILAGADPATSAYLGCWAHDGTAVAITLATSAARGHGTRRPGPPDLAGRDNGGPGTAGPGTGATALAPLITRAGGGLSSYLVDPDGLMSPVLLATETNAATLRVCDLSPDGSLALLRRGPRGRREAVLRRLDDATTISTLPVADGDPWIGRFSPDGRTLWLRSDADREYAALFALVLDADGVPCGRTVVAEREGSGLELLSLGHDGRTAVLTWNVQGASELELVETFPARPVPDTTGPARPVPLPHEVITRIVPAGAGRLLLALSGSRRRPGVWWAHEGVSLLRTPWSARDEDTVPPGRPPVRPVPLRPVARDGLLLSGWYHRAPGRAPNEPAPCVLYLHGGPEEQERPVFNPLYHELIGRGLDVFAPDVRGSGGHGRSFVDADLGAGRFAALDDVADCAAHLVGAGLADPTRLAVMGHSYGGYLTFASLVWHPDLFRTGVAVCGMSDLLTFFAGTEPWIAESAAHKYGDPESDQALLRALSPMNRIDALRVPVLAVHGEHDTNVPTAESEQFVRAARERGVPAELLLLRDEGHEFRRADNRRLFRRAAADWMERHLGGL, from the coding sequence ATGGCTGCAGACACACGGAATCCAGTGAGCGGCCGGCCGCTCACGTCGACCGTGCGGACAGCGCCACCGGGCTACCGTGCCGCGCCGGCCCCGGTGCCGCTGCCCGACGCCACAGGCCCGCGCGACGCCGTCATCCGGCTGCACGCGCACGGGTGCTGGTATCCCTCCGCCGACCCCGACGGCGCCCAAGCGGCGTTCATCTGCGACCGGGGCGGCAGTCCGCAACTGTGGGCCGGCCCCGTCGACGGCGAGGAGGTCCGACTGCTCGACGCCACCCCGGACCCGGTCACGGAGGTGTCCTGGTCACCGGACGGCCGATGGATCGCCTACACCACCGCACCCGGCGGCGGCGAACACACACGGGTGCTGTGCGTGCGGCCCGACGGCACCGGCCGGCGCATCCTGGCCGGCGCCGACCCGGCCACCTCCGCCTATCTCGGCTGCTGGGCGCACGACGGAACGGCCGTCGCGATCACCCTCGCGACATCGGCCGCCCGCGGCCACGGCACACGGCGTCCCGGCCCGCCCGACCTGGCCGGGAGGGACAACGGCGGGCCCGGAACCGCTGGGCCGGGCACGGGGGCCACCGCCCTTGCGCCTCTCATCACCCGTGCGGGTGGCGGGCTGTCGTCCTACCTGGTCGACCCGGACGGCCTCATGTCCCCCGTGCTGCTGGCCACGGAGACCAACGCCGCAACGCTGCGGGTGTGCGATCTCAGCCCCGACGGCTCTCTGGCGCTGCTGCGCCGCGGACCGCGCGGGCGCCGGGAGGCGGTTCTGCGGCGTCTGGACGACGCGACGACAATCTCCACCCTGCCGGTCGCCGACGGTGATCCATGGATCGGCCGGTTCTCCCCGGACGGGCGCACGCTGTGGCTGCGCAGCGACGCCGACCGTGAGTACGCGGCACTGTTCGCCCTCGTCCTCGACGCCGACGGCGTACCGTGCGGCCGCACGGTGGTGGCGGAGCGCGAGGGCAGCGGGCTGGAACTGCTGTCGCTGGGCCACGACGGCCGCACCGCCGTGCTGACGTGGAACGTCCAGGGGGCGAGCGAACTCGAACTCGTCGAGACCTTCCCCGCGCGACCCGTCCCGGACACCACCGGCCCGGCACGGCCCGTGCCCCTCCCGCACGAGGTCATCACACGGATCGTCCCCGCCGGAGCGGGACGGCTGCTGCTGGCCCTGTCCGGCTCGCGCCGCCGCCCAGGCGTGTGGTGGGCCCACGAGGGCGTGTCGCTGCTGCGCACCCCGTGGTCCGCCCGCGACGAGGACACCGTCCCGCCGGGCCGCCCACCCGTGCGTCCCGTCCCCCTGCGGCCGGTGGCGCGCGACGGCCTGCTGCTCAGCGGCTGGTACCACCGGGCGCCGGGACGCGCCCCGAACGAACCGGCCCCCTGCGTCCTGTATCTGCACGGTGGCCCGGAGGAGCAGGAACGCCCGGTGTTCAACCCGCTCTACCACGAGCTGATCGGCCGCGGTCTGGACGTCTTCGCGCCCGATGTCCGCGGTTCCGGCGGGCACGGCAGGTCGTTCGTCGACGCCGACCTCGGGGCGGGTCGCTTCGCCGCGCTGGACGACGTCGCGGACTGCGCTGCCCACCTCGTCGGGGCCGGTCTGGCGGACCCGACCAGGCTGGCCGTGATGGGGCACTCGTACGGCGGCTATCTGACCTTCGCCTCGCTCGTGTGGCACCCGGATCTGTTCCGCACCGGCGTCGCCGTCTGCGGCATGTCCGACCTTCTGACCTTCTTCGCCGGCACCGAGCCATGGATCGCCGAGTCCGCCGCCCACAAGTACGGCGACCCCGAAAGCGACCAGGCGTTGCTGCGTGCCCTGTCGCCGATGAACCGCATCGACGCACTGCGCGTCCCCGTGCTCGCCGTCCACGGCGAACACGACACCAACGTCCCTACGGCGGAGTCCGAACAGTTCGTCCGGGCCGCGCGCGAACGCGGTGTCCCCGCCGAACTCCTCCTCCTGCGCGACGAGGGCCACGAGTTCCGGCGGGCGGACAACCGGCGACTGTTCCGCCGGGCAGCGGCCGACTGGATGGAACGGCACCTCGGCGGGCTGTGA
- a CDS encoding cytochrome P450 has product MNRSSRPPLTDSSLALLAKGYTWLPDRRARTTAPVVRARLMGQQAVALHGPDAVRFFYDERHVERQTALPGPVLSTLFGHGAVHTLDGQTHRVRKEMFLSLLTGPEAVGGLVECVTAAWDEAVASWPGRPSVVLFDEASRILTEGVCRWTGIPLLDDAGQTARDLVAMVDGFATPGPRHWRARRARARCEAWLELLVTDVREGTASAPAGSVLEAVSRHRDADGQLLDPHTAAVELLNVIRPTVAVCWFVSYATHALHRDPAVRERLSEDEAAYAVAFAHELRRFYPFVPFLGARAVTDLEWQGELIPSGTLVLLDVFGQLHDPALWDDPYAFAPARFLGRPPERDGLIPQGGGDRVTGHRCPGEDITIALLAALGPRLARLRYDVPEQDLRIPLNRLPARVRSGFVIEAVREPVTASGTGKAASRGQTRTRAL; this is encoded by the coding sequence ATGAATCGGAGCTCTCGCCCCCCTCTCACCGACAGCTCACTCGCCCTCCTCGCCAAGGGGTACACCTGGCTGCCCGACCGTCGGGCCCGCACCACCGCTCCCGTGGTGCGTGCCCGGCTGATGGGGCAGCAGGCCGTCGCCCTGCACGGGCCGGATGCAGTCCGCTTCTTCTACGACGAGCGGCACGTGGAGCGTCAGACGGCCCTTCCCGGCCCGGTGCTCAGCACGTTGTTCGGCCATGGAGCCGTCCACACCCTGGACGGGCAGACGCACCGCGTCCGCAAGGAGATGTTCCTCTCGTTGCTCACCGGCCCTGAGGCGGTCGGTGGCCTGGTGGAATGTGTCACCGCGGCGTGGGACGAGGCCGTGGCGTCGTGGCCCGGCCGGCCGTCGGTCGTCCTGTTCGACGAAGCGAGCCGCATCCTCACCGAGGGCGTCTGCCGGTGGACCGGAATCCCCCTCCTCGACGACGCCGGGCAGACGGCCCGGGACCTGGTCGCCATGGTCGACGGCTTTGCCACCCCGGGGCCACGTCACTGGCGGGCGCGCCGCGCCCGGGCACGTTGTGAGGCGTGGCTGGAACTCCTCGTGACCGACGTACGGGAGGGCACGGCCTCGGCGCCGGCCGGGTCGGTGCTGGAAGCGGTGAGCCGACACCGGGATGCCGACGGCCAGCTCCTCGACCCGCACACCGCCGCGGTCGAGCTGCTCAACGTCATCCGTCCCACCGTCGCGGTGTGCTGGTTCGTCTCCTACGCCACTCACGCACTGCACCGCGATCCCGCCGTCCGGGAACGGCTGTCGGAAGACGAGGCCGCATACGCCGTCGCGTTCGCCCACGAGCTGCGCCGCTTCTACCCCTTCGTCCCGTTCCTCGGCGCCCGTGCGGTCACCGACCTGGAGTGGCAAGGAGAGCTGATCCCGTCCGGCACTCTGGTCCTTCTCGACGTGTTCGGGCAGCTCCACGATCCCGCCCTCTGGGACGATCCCTACGCCTTCGCCCCGGCGCGCTTCCTGGGGCGGCCGCCCGAGCGCGACGGGCTGATTCCCCAGGGCGGGGGCGACCGCGTCACCGGTCACCGCTGCCCGGGCGAGGACATCACGATCGCGCTGCTGGCCGCCCTCGGACCACGGCTGGCCCGGCTGCGGTACGACGTGCCGGAACAGGATCTGAGGATCCCGCTGAACCGTCTGCCGGCTCGCGTGCGCAGTGGATTCGTCATCGAGGCGGTCCGTGAGCCGGTAACGGCCAGCGGCACCGGCAAGGCGGCGTCGCGGGGACAGACGCGGACACGCGCCCTCTGA
- a CDS encoding aminotransferase class I/II-fold pyridoxal phosphate-dependent enzyme, with translation MDHSRVPVLEALQEFRRREDVVFGPPGHKQGRGADPRVAGIVGLDVFRSDVLALNGLDDRRQSQGVLSQAQELMADAVGAEQAFFSTCGSSLSVKTAMLAVAGPGEKLLVSRNAHKSVISAVIVNGVEPIWVHPKFDRERHIAHPPEPDDVRLALEEHPDAKGMLLITPTDWGSCADIRGVARVCHEFDVPLIVDEAWGAHLPFHPELPAWGMDAEADLVVTSVHKMGGAIEQSSVFHLQYDRVSPEALKQREDLLGTTSASTLVYATLDGWRRQMVEHGHELLDVALRRVERIRTAVGDLPGLRPMGGEIIEEGLAADFDPLKIVIDVRELGISGMEAAEWLRAERHVDVGGSDTCRISASITHADDDGTERVLLDALGALVEGADSIERRPPVRLPEPSALELEQAMLPREAFFAEVEHVPAERAAGRVCAEMISPYPPGVPAIAPGEVITDEVLDYLRSGVEHGVLIPDAADPSVQTLRVVARH, from the coding sequence ATGGATCACTCGCGGGTTCCCGTACTGGAGGCGCTGCAGGAATTCCGGCGCCGTGAGGACGTCGTGTTCGGGCCGCCGGGCCACAAGCAGGGTCGCGGCGCCGACCCGCGCGTGGCCGGGATCGTCGGCCTCGACGTCTTCCGCTCGGACGTCCTGGCCCTCAACGGCCTCGACGACCGCCGCCAGTCGCAGGGCGTGCTGAGCCAGGCCCAGGAGCTGATGGCGGACGCGGTCGGCGCCGAGCAGGCGTTCTTCTCCACCTGCGGCAGCTCGCTGTCGGTCAAGACCGCCATGCTCGCCGTGGCCGGTCCCGGCGAGAAGCTTCTGGTGTCCCGCAACGCGCACAAGTCCGTGATCTCCGCCGTCATCGTCAACGGGGTCGAACCGATCTGGGTCCACCCCAAATTCGACCGGGAAAGGCACATCGCCCACCCCCCGGAGCCCGACGACGTACGCCTCGCTCTCGAGGAGCATCCCGACGCCAAAGGCATGCTGCTGATCACGCCCACCGACTGGGGCAGCTGTGCCGACATCCGGGGCGTGGCCCGGGTGTGCCACGAGTTCGACGTTCCCCTCATCGTCGACGAGGCATGGGGCGCCCATCTGCCCTTCCACCCCGAGCTGCCCGCCTGGGGCATGGACGCGGAAGCCGATCTCGTGGTGACCAGCGTGCACAAGATGGGCGGCGCGATCGAACAGAGCTCCGTCTTCCACCTCCAGTACGACCGCGTGTCACCGGAGGCGCTCAAGCAGCGGGAGGACCTGCTCGGTACCACCAGCGCGTCGACCCTGGTGTACGCCACCCTCGACGGCTGGCGGCGCCAGATGGTCGAGCACGGTCACGAACTCCTGGACGTCGCCCTGCGCCGCGTCGAACGTATCCGCACGGCCGTCGGCGATCTGCCGGGCCTCCGGCCCATGGGCGGGGAGATCATCGAGGAGGGTCTGGCCGCCGACTTCGACCCCCTCAAGATCGTGATCGACGTGCGGGAACTCGGCATCAGCGGCATGGAGGCCGCCGAGTGGCTGCGCGCCGAACGGCACGTGGACGTCGGCGGCTCCGACACCTGCCGCATCAGCGCGTCCATCACGCACGCCGATGACGACGGGACCGAGAGGGTGCTGCTGGACGCCCTGGGTGCCCTGGTCGAGGGCGCCGACTCCATCGAGCGCCGCCCCCCGGTCCGGCTGCCTGAGCCCTCGGCACTGGAGCTGGAGCAGGCCATGCTGCCGCGCGAGGCGTTCTTCGCCGAGGTCGAGCACGTGCCCGCGGAACGCGCCGCCGGCCGCGTCTGCGCGGAGATGATCAGCCCGTACCCTCCGGGCGTGCCGGCCATCGCGCCCGGCGAGGTCATCACCGACGAGGTCCTCGACTACCTGCGCAGCGGCGTCGAACACGGCGTCCTGATCCCGGACGCCGCCGACCCCTCGGTGCAGACGCTGCGCGTGGTGGCCCGGCACTGA
- a CDS encoding carboxylate-amine ligase, producing MNVHIGVEEEFHLLEVESGLLVPRAEQVLRRLPRPGFTAELHQSTVESNSGVHASLDNLYADLSRIRRRLDAAASSLGLAVVAAGTAPLAPAASGAPTADARYRRMVEEYRRVADEQLICGAQVHVDVPDRDTAVRVMCAISPWLPVLLALSASSPFWQGVDTGYASWRTLVWQRWPSAGPVGCYADAAEYEAAVDELVQAGIISDPGMIYYDVRPSAHLPTLELRICDACPRVETVVLVAGLFRALVTDARDRLAAGPVACDGHHEWLRGASWRAARSGLEGTLVDPETRREASAARVVRKLLDRLRPALEAHDDWQTVYALTRRVLAEGSAARRIRRVAQEEDLLACVDVLIAETRGERRDRRPSSPGRRKTLPSATGPAVASTASGAPKAVAR from the coding sequence GTGAACGTACACATCGGAGTGGAGGAGGAGTTCCATCTCCTGGAGGTGGAGAGCGGGCTGCTCGTGCCGCGCGCCGAGCAGGTGCTGCGACGGCTTCCCAGGCCAGGCTTCACCGCGGAACTGCACCAGTCGACCGTGGAGTCGAACAGCGGGGTGCACGCCTCGCTGGACAACCTGTACGCCGACCTCTCCCGCATCAGACGCCGGCTCGACGCGGCCGCCTCCTCGCTGGGACTGGCCGTGGTGGCCGCGGGGACGGCGCCGCTGGCACCCGCCGCCTCCGGGGCCCCCACCGCCGACGCGCGCTATCGCCGTATGGTCGAGGAGTACCGCCGGGTGGCCGACGAGCAGCTCATCTGCGGCGCGCAGGTCCACGTGGACGTACCCGACCGCGACACCGCGGTGCGCGTCATGTGTGCGATCTCGCCGTGGCTGCCGGTGCTGCTGGCGCTGTCCGCGAGTTCGCCCTTCTGGCAGGGGGTCGACACCGGCTATGCCAGCTGGCGCACGCTCGTGTGGCAGCGCTGGCCGAGTGCGGGTCCGGTGGGTTGCTACGCCGACGCGGCCGAGTACGAAGCCGCCGTCGACGAGCTCGTCCAGGCCGGGATCATCAGCGATCCGGGGATGATCTACTACGACGTACGGCCCTCCGCCCATCTGCCCACGCTGGAACTGCGCATCTGCGACGCCTGTCCGCGTGTGGAGACCGTTGTCCTCGTCGCCGGGCTGTTCCGTGCCCTGGTGACCGACGCCCGCGACCGTCTGGCGGCCGGCCCGGTGGCGTGCGACGGCCACCACGAGTGGTTGCGCGGCGCCTCCTGGCGAGCCGCGCGATCCGGGCTGGAGGGGACATTGGTGGACCCCGAGACCCGTCGGGAGGCATCCGCCGCACGAGTCGTGCGCAAGCTTCTCGATCGTCTGCGTCCCGCGCTCGAAGCCCACGACGACTGGCAGACCGTCTACGCCCTGACCAGGAGGGTCCTGGCCGAAGGCAGCGCCGCTCGGCGTATCCGTCGCGTGGCCCAGGAAGAGGACCTGCTGGCCTGTGTCGATGTGCTGATCGCCGAAACCCGCGGCGAACGCAGGGACCGTCGGCCATCATCCCCCGGCCGCAGGAAGACCCTGCCCTCCGCCACGGGCCCCGCGGTCGCCTCCACCGCCTCCGGGGCGCCGAAGGCCGTCGCCCGCTGA
- the katG gene encoding catalase/peroxidase HPI yields MPGSESENPAIPSPTPAASRPRTNRDWWPNQLDLQVLHQHSSRSNPMDEGFDYAEEFAALDVEALKRDVFEVMTTSQAWWPADYGHYGPLFIRMSWHSAGTYRTADGRGGGGSGAQRFAPLNSWPDNASLDKARRLLWPVKQKYGQQISWADLLVFAGNCAMESMGFKTFGFGFGREDQWEPEEIFWGPEDTWLGDERYSGDRELAGPFGAVQMGLIYVNPEGPNGTPDPLAAARDIRETFGRMAMNDEETVALIAGGHTFGKCHGAVDPSYIGPEPEAAPIEQQGLGWHNTCASGVGGDALTSGLEGAWTFEPTKWDNGFLDNLFGYDWELTSSPAGAHQWTPTDPSARDKVPDAHDPSRRHAPIMLTTDLALKLDPVYGPIAQRFHENPDQFALAFAKAWFKLLHRDMGPRSRYLGPWIPEPQLWQDPVPAVDHDLITDSDIAALKGSLLASGLSVSQLVTTAWASAASFRGTDKRGGANGARIRLAPQKGWEVNDVPEVTETLRALEQIQQDYNGSQTGRKRVSLADLIVLGGCAAIEKAASDAGHDLTVPFTPGRTDATQEQTDVESFAVLEPKADGFRNYLRAGEKLSPETLLLDRANMLNLTAPEMTVLIGGMRALGTTYKGSAHGVLTDRSGSLTNDFFLNLLDMRTQWSTSATDENVYEGRDRNTGEVKWTATAVDLVFGSHAQLRALSEVYASRDADAKFVRDFAAAWDKVMNLDRYDVRR; encoded by the coding sequence ACTGGTGGCCCAATCAGTTGGACCTCCAGGTTCTCCATCAGCATTCATCGCGCTCGAATCCGATGGACGAGGGCTTCGACTACGCCGAAGAGTTCGCGGCCCTCGACGTGGAAGCGCTCAAGCGCGACGTCTTCGAGGTGATGACCACATCGCAGGCCTGGTGGCCGGCCGACTACGGCCACTACGGTCCGCTCTTCATCCGTATGAGCTGGCATTCCGCGGGGACGTACCGGACGGCGGACGGCCGGGGCGGTGGCGGTTCCGGCGCGCAGCGGTTCGCTCCGCTGAACAGCTGGCCGGACAACGCGAGCCTGGACAAGGCGCGCCGGCTGCTGTGGCCGGTCAAGCAGAAGTACGGGCAGCAGATCTCCTGGGCGGACCTCCTGGTCTTCGCCGGGAACTGCGCCATGGAGTCCATGGGGTTCAAGACGTTCGGGTTCGGTTTCGGGCGCGAGGACCAGTGGGAACCCGAGGAGATCTTCTGGGGGCCCGAGGACACCTGGCTCGGAGACGAGCGCTACAGCGGGGATCGGGAACTCGCCGGTCCGTTCGGCGCCGTACAGATGGGGCTGATCTACGTCAACCCGGAGGGCCCCAACGGGACTCCGGATCCGCTGGCCGCCGCCAGAGACATCCGTGAGACGTTCGGTCGGATGGCGATGAACGACGAGGAGACGGTGGCGCTCATCGCCGGCGGCCACACGTTCGGCAAGTGCCACGGGGCGGTCGACCCCAGCTACATCGGGCCCGAGCCGGAAGCCGCCCCCATCGAGCAGCAGGGCCTGGGCTGGCACAACACCTGCGCCAGTGGAGTCGGCGGCGACGCGCTCACCAGCGGGCTCGAAGGGGCATGGACGTTCGAGCCGACGAAGTGGGACAACGGGTTCCTGGACAACCTGTTCGGCTACGACTGGGAACTCACGTCGAGCCCGGCCGGTGCCCACCAGTGGACTCCCACCGACCCCTCCGCCCGGGACAAGGTGCCCGATGCTCACGATCCGTCCAGGCGGCACGCCCCCATCATGCTGACGACGGATCTCGCGCTGAAGCTGGACCCGGTCTACGGGCCGATTGCCCAGCGCTTCCACGAGAACCCGGACCAGTTCGCGCTGGCCTTCGCCAAGGCGTGGTTCAAGCTCCTGCACCGCGACATGGGCCCCCGCTCGCGCTACCTCGGCCCGTGGATTCCCGAGCCGCAGCTGTGGCAGGACCCGGTCCCCGCGGTCGACCACGACCTGATCACCGACTCGGACATCGCCGCTCTCAAGGGAAGCCTCCTCGCCTCCGGCCTGTCCGTCTCCCAGCTCGTCACCACCGCCTGGGCCTCGGCCGCAAGCTTCCGCGGCACCGACAAGCGCGGCGGTGCCAACGGGGCACGGATCCGGCTGGCGCCGCAGAAGGGCTGGGAGGTCAACGACGTCCCCGAGGTGACCGAGACGCTGCGCGCACTCGAGCAGATCCAGCAGGACTACAACGGCTCACAGACCGGCCGGAAGCGGGTGTCCCTCGCCGACCTGATCGTCCTGGGCGGCTGCGCGGCCATCGAGAAGGCCGCGTCCGACGCCGGGCACGACCTGACCGTCCCCTTCACGCCGGGGCGCACGGACGCCACACAGGAACAGACCGACGTGGAGTCGTTCGCCGTGCTCGAGCCCAAGGCGGACGGGTTCCGCAACTACCTCAGGGCGGGTGAGAAGCTCTCCCCCGAGACCCTCCTGCTCGACCGCGCGAACATGCTGAACCTCACCGCCCCCGAAATGACCGTCCTGATCGGCGGCATGCGAGCCCTCGGCACCACCTACAAGGGCTCCGCACACGGCGTTCTCACCGACCGGTCCGGGTCCCTGACCAACGATTTCTTCCTCAACCTCCTCGACATGCGCACGCAATGGTCCACGTCGGCCACGGACGAGAACGTGTACGAAGGCCGGGACCGGAACACGGGCGAGGTGAAGTGGACCGCGACCGCCGTCGACCTCGTCTTCGGCTCGCACGCCCAGCTCCGCGCCCTCAGCGAGGTCTACGCCTCCCGTGACGCCGACGCGAAGTTCGTACGGGACTTCGCTGCCGCGTGGGACAAGGTGATGAACCTCGACCGGTACGACGTCCGCCGCTGA